In Frederiksenia canicola, the sequence TATGTCAGAATTATCTTTTGCTGAACTATTTGAAGAATCACTAAAAGGTCAAGAAGCCCGTTTAGGTTCTATTGTTAAAGGTACTGTGGTTAAAATCCAAAAAGGCCTTGTATTCGTAGATGCTGGTTTAAAATCAGAATCTGCAATCCCTGCTGAAGAGTTTTTCAATGCTCAAGGTGAATTAGAAGTTCAAGTTGGTGATGTTGTTGATGTTGCTCTTGATGCAGTAGAAGACGGCTTTGGTGAGACCAAACTTTCTCGTGAAAAAGCAAAACGTAACGAATCTTGGGCTGCTTTAGAAAAAGCCTTTGAAGAACAAGCAACGGTTGTTGGCTTAGTAAACGGTAAAGTAAAAGGTGGCTTCACTGTTGAGCTAAATGGTGTTCGTGCATTCTTACCAGGTTCATTAGTTGATACACGTCCAGTGCGTGATTCATTAAACCTTGAAGGTCAAGAATTAGAATTCAAAGTAATCAAATTAGATCAAAAACGTAACAACGTGGTTGTTTCTCGTCGTGCAGTCATTGAATCAGTAAGCAGCCAAGATCGCGAAGAAGTATTAGCGAACTTAGTTGAAGGTTCAGAAGTTAAAGGTACTGTTAAAAATTTAACTGACTACGGTGCGTTCGTTGATTTAGGCGGTGTTGACGGTTTATTACACATCACAGACATGGCTTGGAAACGTGTGAAACATCCAAGCGAAGTGGTTAATGTAGGTGATGAAGTTACTGTTAAAGTATTAAAATTCGATAAAGATCGTACCCGTGTATCTTTAGGCTTAAAACAATTAGGCCAAGATCCTTGGGCAGCCATCGCTCAAAACCACCCAGTAAATAGCAAATTAACAGGTAAAGTAACTAACTTAACTGATTATGGCTGTTTCGTTGAGATTTTAGACGGTGTTGAAGGTTTAGTTCACGTTTCAGAAATGGACTGGACAAACAAAAATATCCACCCATCTAAAGTGGTTAGTGTTGGTGATGTTGTTGAAGTTATGGTCCTTGAAGTGGACGAAGAACGTCGTCGTATCTCTTTAGGTTTAAAACAATGCAAAGCAAATCCATGGGAGCACTTCGCAGAGACTCACAACAAAAACGATAAAGTAAAAGGTAAAATCAAATCAATCACTGACTTTGGTATCTTTATCGGTTTAGAAGGTGGTATCGACGGTTTAGTACACTTATCTGACATTTCTTGGAACCAATCAGGTGAAGAAGCTGTTCGTAACTATAAAAAAGGTGATGAAGTAGAAGCTGTTGTATTACAAGTTGATGCAGTGAAAGAGCGTATCTCTTTAGGTATCAAACAATTAGACTCTGATCCATTCACAAACTTCGTTGAAGGCACGAAAAAAGGTGCAGTAGTGAAAGGTAAAGTAGTTGAAGTTGATGCTAAAGGCGTGAAAGTTGAATTAGCTGATGGCGTAGAAGGTTATGTTCGTGCTGCTGAAGCAACTCGTGATCGCGTTGAAGACATCACAACGGTAATTAATGTAGGTGATGAGCTTGAAGCAAAATACACTGGTGTTGACCGCAAAGCTCGTGTAGTAAACTTATCTGTTCGTGCTAAAGATGAAGCTGAAGAATCAGCAGCACTGGCACAAGTGAACAAACAAGAAGAAGCTATTCCAAACGCAATGGCTGAAGCATTTAAAGCAGCTAAAGGTGAATAATTCACTCTTTTAACTCAAGCGGATATGTGAAAACATATCCGCTTGTCATATCCAAGCTAAGCAAGGAGATCCCTATGACTAAATCTGAATTAATTGAAAGTTTAGCAGAAAAGAATCAGGTAATCTCGGCCAGAGAAGTTGAAGATGGTGTAAAAGAGATCCTAGAACATCTTATGCATACTTTAGAG encodes:
- the rpsA gene encoding 30S ribosomal protein S1: MSELSFAELFEESLKGQEARLGSIVKGTVVKIQKGLVFVDAGLKSESAIPAEEFFNAQGELEVQVGDVVDVALDAVEDGFGETKLSREKAKRNESWAALEKAFEEQATVVGLVNGKVKGGFTVELNGVRAFLPGSLVDTRPVRDSLNLEGQELEFKVIKLDQKRNNVVVSRRAVIESVSSQDREEVLANLVEGSEVKGTVKNLTDYGAFVDLGGVDGLLHITDMAWKRVKHPSEVVNVGDEVTVKVLKFDKDRTRVSLGLKQLGQDPWAAIAQNHPVNSKLTGKVTNLTDYGCFVEILDGVEGLVHVSEMDWTNKNIHPSKVVSVGDVVEVMVLEVDEERRRISLGLKQCKANPWEHFAETHNKNDKVKGKIKSITDFGIFIGLEGGIDGLVHLSDISWNQSGEEAVRNYKKGDEVEAVVLQVDAVKERISLGIKQLDSDPFTNFVEGTKKGAVVKGKVVEVDAKGVKVELADGVEGYVRAAEATRDRVEDITTVINVGDELEAKYTGVDRKARVVNLSVRAKDEAEESAALAQVNKQEEAIPNAMAEAFKAAKGE